A region of the Mycobacterium sp. NBC_00419 genome:
GCGCTGCAGTAGCCACCGGGCTGGCCGCCCCGGCGAGTGCGGACGCCTCGTCCGCAGATTCCGGCAGTGCGCGTTCGGCCGGTTCCAGCCACGGACAGTCGGCACGTTCGGCCACCCAGTCGACCTCTGATCGTCCACAGGCCAAGCGGGCCAAGGTTTCTGCACCGGCTGCCGCCACGGTCTCGGCGCAGCGTACCGTCACCACGTCGCCGGTGACGACCGGCAGAGCGGTCCGCACCGGCGCGCCGGTCACCCCCGCGAGCAGCACGACGCTGCTCAGCCTGCTCGAGGGCGCGCGCCGCGAACTCGACCGCACCTTCGCCAACAAGTACCCCACCACCGATCCCACGATCACCACCCAGAGTGCCGACGGCGTGGTCACCGGCAACCTCGGCGCCACCGACGCCGACGGCGACCGGCTGGTTTACAGCGTGATCAGCGCGCCCACCCTGGGCCGGGTCACCATCGACCAGAACACCGGCGCCTTCACCTACACCCCGGTCGTCGACTTCGGCTCCTACGGCGGCAACGACGCGTTCACCGTCGCCGTCAGCGACGACACCAGCTTCCACATCCACGGATTGGCCGGGTTGGCGCAGGCCCCGGTGGACTTCATCCGCAGCATTCCGCTGCTCGGGTCGCTGCTCTCGGACTACCTGCCCAGGGCGACCACCACCGCCACCGTCAAGCTGACCTTCGACGGGTCGGGAGCCACCACCGCGCTGGTCTTTCCCGACGGCTTCCATTGGGGAGTGTCGACCGCGGGCTTCCAGTCGGAGATGGGCGCCGGCACACCGCTGGACGTCAACTCCGACTGGTGGCAGTGGACCCACGACGTGGCGAACAAATTGCTGCTCGGCTGGAAGGGCGGGGTTCCCGAGAACGGGCCGGGGGAGTGGACCCAGTACCCCACCGATATCGACCTGGCCCGTAACGGGGTGGGTGCCGACACCTTCCGGCTGGGTATCGAGTGGAGCCGGATCTTCCCGAATTCAACGGCATCGGTGGACATCTCGAACGGCTTCACCCCCGAGGTCCTCGCGCAGCTCGACGCTCTGGCCAACCAGGATGCGGTCAGCCACTACCAGGACGAGCTGCACGCCATGAATGTCGCCGGGCTGGCGCCGATGGTGACGATCAACCACTTCACCCTGCCGCTGTGGATACACAACCCGGCTCAAGCCCGCCTCCAGGAGATCTTCGGTCAGACGCCGCAATCCGGTGGCGGGTGGGTGTCGGACTCGACGGTCACCGAGTTCGAGAAGTACTCCGCCTACCTCGCATACAAGTTCGGCTCCGAGGTCAAGACATGGGTGGTGCTCAACGAGCCGGTCAACTCGATGCTGACGTCGTACTACGCCATCCCGCTGGCCACCAACTTCCCGCCGGCGTTGAGCAGGCCCGACCTGGTGGCAGTCGGTCTGCGTAACCAGGCTTCGGCGTACTCGGCGTCCTATGACCTTATCCACCAACTGGATTCGGACGCACAGGTCGGGTTTGCGCTCAACATGTACTCCTGGCGCGCAGGTGACCCGGCCAACCCGACCGACCAGCAGGCTGCCACCGATTTCAGCGACTTCTACAACCGGTGGTTCCCCGACGCGGTGATCCGCGGTGAGGTCGACGCCAACTTCGACGGCGTGATCACCCCCGACGAGGTCCATCCCGAACTGGCGGGCAAGGCCGACTTCTTCGGGGTGAACTACTACAGCCAGGGCATTGTCGCGGCCTACCGCGGCGCGTTCGCCGATGCGGCGCTGCCGATCATCAAGGGCTATCCGGAGTTCTCCCCGTTGCTCAACGTGGTGGCGGGCGGCTGCCCGGCGACCGAATGCAGCGACACCGCCCAGATCATCAATCCGGCTGGGCTGCGCGACGTCCTCGACATCGCGGACTCCTACGGAATACCGTTGTGGGTCACCGAAAACGGGCTCGCCGACGCCGCCGATACCAAGCGCGCCTCGTATGTGGTGCGCCACCTTGCGGTGATCAGCAAGGCGATCGCCGACGGCATGGATATCGTCGGATACACCGCCTGGTCACTGACCGACAACCTGGAATGGGTGCTGGGCTACGACCCGAAATACGGTCTGTATTCCTACGATCCAGTCACGCTCGAGCGCACGCCGCGCCCGAGTGTGAGCCTGATCCACGACCTGTTCACCGGCAACTCGATCCCGGCCGACGTGTTCCGGACCTACGTCAAGGATCCGCGGGTCTAGTCGCCGGGCTAGGTGTCGTGAATGCCGGCGCCGGCGAGTGCCGGTACCGGGTCTTCGCGGTGCAGTACCGACTGGGCGCCAGTCTTGAACCGCTCGAACAGCTCGACGATCATCTGCCCCTCGGGGGTATGGCCCCAGATGCTGATGCCCTGGTGGGTGGT
Encoded here:
- a CDS encoding family 1 glycosylhydrolase; the protein is MGALAVALGIGAAVATGLAAPASADASSADSGSARSAGSSHGQSARSATQSTSDRPQAKRAKVSAPAAATVSAQRTVTTSPVTTGRAVRTGAPVTPASSTTLLSLLEGARRELDRTFANKYPTTDPTITTQSADGVVTGNLGATDADGDRLVYSVISAPTLGRVTIDQNTGAFTYTPVVDFGSYGGNDAFTVAVSDDTSFHIHGLAGLAQAPVDFIRSIPLLGSLLSDYLPRATTTATVKLTFDGSGATTALVFPDGFHWGVSTAGFQSEMGAGTPLDVNSDWWQWTHDVANKLLLGWKGGVPENGPGEWTQYPTDIDLARNGVGADTFRLGIEWSRIFPNSTASVDISNGFTPEVLAQLDALANQDAVSHYQDELHAMNVAGLAPMVTINHFTLPLWIHNPAQARLQEIFGQTPQSGGGWVSDSTVTEFEKYSAYLAYKFGSEVKTWVVLNEPVNSMLTSYYAIPLATNFPPALSRPDLVAVGLRNQASAYSASYDLIHQLDSDAQVGFALNMYSWRAGDPANPTDQQAATDFSDFYNRWFPDAVIRGEVDANFDGVITPDEVHPELAGKADFFGVNYYSQGIVAAYRGAFADAALPIIKGYPEFSPLLNVVAGGCPATECSDTAQIINPAGLRDVLDIADSYGIPLWVTENGLADAADTKRASYVVRHLAVISKAIADGMDIVGYTAWSLTDNLEWVLGYDPKYGLYSYDPVTLERTPRPSVSLIHDLFTGNSIPADVFRTYVKDPRV